The following are encoded in a window of Pagrus major chromosome 14, Pma_NU_1.0 genomic DNA:
- the cpsf6 gene encoding cleavage and polyadenylation specificity factor subunit 6 isoform X2, with the protein MADGVDHIDIYADVEEEFREEADYPVHEQIDLYDDVISPSANNGDAPEDRDYLDTLPAPGGSEGGKSAPPNVVYTYTGKRIALYIGNLTWWTTDEDLTEAIRSIGITDVLEIKFFENRANGQSKGFALVCVGSEASSRKLMELLSKRELHGQNPIVTPCNKQSLSQFEMQSRKSTQSGQMSGEGKAGPPGAGPRGGFPMGRGRGRFPGPPGPGGDRFPGPVGPGGPPPHFPGSGMRPDLIRHQDGPLMDMSFNPFPPGGRNGSWRGRGGMQGPPRPPPGPPGPPGPPGPPPPGQGLPPPLAGPPNRGDRPPPPVLFPGQFGQPPMGPLPPGPPPPGYGPPPGPPPPQQGPPPPGPFPPRPPGPIGPPMALAPPPHMPGPPPGGPPPAPHVNPAFFPPPGNNNMPPNDNRGPPGPNDPYGRPPPYERGDYGPGGREMEASRTPLSEAEFEEIMNRNRAISSSAISRAVSDASAADYGSAIETLVTAISLIKQSKVSADDRCKVLISSLQDCLHGIESKSYGSASRTVSKTFETLEHSPMMPVSARRERSRERDHSRSREKSRRHKSRSRDRHEDYYRERSRERDRHRERDRDRDREREREREYRHR; encoded by the exons GAAGCTGACTACCCAGTCCACGAGCAGATCGACCTGTATGACGACGTAATATCCCCATCAGCCAACAATGGTGATGCTCCAGAAGACCGTGACTACCTGGACACATTGCCTGCACCAGGTGGctcagagggagggaagagTGCCCCACCCAACGTTGTGTACACCTACACAGGCAAAAGGATTGCCCTGTACATAGGAAACCTCACATGG TGGACGACAGATGAGGACCTGACAGAAGCTATCCGGTCGATAGGCATCACAGATGTGCTGGAGATCAAGTTCTTTGAAAACAGAGCCAACGGCCAATCAAAAGG GtttgcacttgtgtgtgtgggctCAGAGGCATCATCCAGGAAGTTAATGGAGCTGCTGTCAAAGAGGGAGCTCCATGGACAGAATCCCATCGTCACGCCATGCAACAAACAGTCGCTCAGCCAGTTTGAGATGCAGTCACGCAAAA GTACCCAGTCAGGCCAGATGTCTGGGGAAGGTAAAGCTGGTCCCCCTGGCGCCGGCCCTCGTGGAGGTTTCCCCATGGGTCGAGGCAGAGGCAGGTTCCCTGGACCACCTGGCCCCGGAGGAGATCGCTTCCCTGGGCCTGTCGGGCCTGGAGGGCCACCACCACACTTTCCTG GCTCGGGGATGAGACCAGATCTGATTAGGCACCAAGATGGCCCTCTGATGGATATGAGTTTCAATCCCTTCCCGCCGGGGGGCAGGAACGGGAGCTGGCGCGGCAGAG GTGGCATGCAGGGTCCCCCACGTCCCCCTCCAGGTCCACCTGGTCCCCCCGGCCCTCCGGGACCTCCACCTCCTGGCCAGggcctcccccctcccctcgcTGGTCCTCCAAATCGTGGCGACAGGCCTCCTCCCCCTGTGCTCTTCCCTGGTCAGTTCGGCCAGCCTCCAATGGGTCCCCTGCCCCCAGGCCCCCCTCCTCCAGGTTACGGCCCTCCCCCAGGTCCCCCACCCCCTCAACAGGGCCCACCTCCCCCAGGACCCttccctcctcgtcctccaggCCCCATTGGGCCCCCGATGGCTTTGGCTCCACCTCCACACATGCCAGGCCCCCCACCAGGTGGACCACCTCCGGCACCTCACGTCAATCCTGCGTTCTTTCCCCCACCCGGCAACAACAACATGCCCCCCAACGACAACCGAGGGCCCCCTGGACCAAACGACCCATACGGACGCCCGCCACCATATGAAAGAGGGGACTATGGTCCTGGAGGCCG GGAGATGGAGGCGTCACGGACACCTCTGAGCGAGGCAGAGTTTGAGGAGATCATGAACAGGAACAGAGCCATCTCCTCCAGCGCCATATCCAGAGCAGTGTCTGACGCCAGTGCAG CTGACTATGGCAGCGCTATAGAGACCTTGGTGACAGCCATCAGTCTGATTAAACAGTCCAAAGTGTCAGCAGACGACCGCTGCAAGGTCCTCATCAGTTCCCTGCAGGACTGTCTCCACGGCATTGAGTCAAAGAGCTACGGATCCGCCTCCAG AACAGTATCTAAGACCTTTGAAACCCTGGAACACAGTCCAATGATGCCTGTCTCTGCCAGGCGAGAGCGTTCAAGGGAACGAGACCACAGCCGCTCCAGAGAAAAGAGCCGACGTCACAAGTCTCGCAGTCGCGACCGACATGAGGATTACTACCGAGAACGCAGCCGGGAAAGGGACCGCCATCGTGAGAGGGATCGCGACAGAGaccgtgagagagagagggagagagagtacCGACACCGCTAG
- the cpsf6 gene encoding cleavage and polyadenylation specificity factor subunit 6 isoform X4, translated as MADGVDHIDIYADVEEEFREEADYPVHEQIDLYDDVISPSANNGDAPEDRDYLDTLPAPGGSEGGKSAPPNVVYTYTGKRIALYIGNLTWWTTDEDLTEAIRSIGITDVLEIKFFENRANGQSKGFALVCVGSEASSRKLMELLSKRELHGQNPIVTPCNKQSLSQFEMQSRKSTQSGQMSGEGKAGPPGAGPRGGFPMGRGRGRFPGPPGPGGDRFPGPVGPGGPPPHFPGSGMRPDLIRHQDGPLMDMSFNPFPPGGRNGSWRGRGGMQGPPRPPPGPPGPPGPPGPPPPGQGLPPPLAGPPNRGDRPPPPVLFPGQFGQPPMGPLPPGPPPPGYGPPPGPPPPQQGPPPPGPFPPRPPGPIGPPMALAPPPHMPGPPPGGPPPAPHVNPAFFPPPGNNNMPPNDNRGPPGPNDPYGRPPPYERGDYGPGGREMEASRTPLSEAEFEEIMNRNRAISSSAISRAVSDASAADYGSAIETLVTAISLIKQSKVSADDRCKVLISSLQDCLHGIESKSYGSASRRERSRERDHSRSREKSRRHKSRSRDRHEDYYRERSRERDRHRERDRDRDREREREREYRHR; from the exons GAAGCTGACTACCCAGTCCACGAGCAGATCGACCTGTATGACGACGTAATATCCCCATCAGCCAACAATGGTGATGCTCCAGAAGACCGTGACTACCTGGACACATTGCCTGCACCAGGTGGctcagagggagggaagagTGCCCCACCCAACGTTGTGTACACCTACACAGGCAAAAGGATTGCCCTGTACATAGGAAACCTCACATGG TGGACGACAGATGAGGACCTGACAGAAGCTATCCGGTCGATAGGCATCACAGATGTGCTGGAGATCAAGTTCTTTGAAAACAGAGCCAACGGCCAATCAAAAGG GtttgcacttgtgtgtgtgggctCAGAGGCATCATCCAGGAAGTTAATGGAGCTGCTGTCAAAGAGGGAGCTCCATGGACAGAATCCCATCGTCACGCCATGCAACAAACAGTCGCTCAGCCAGTTTGAGATGCAGTCACGCAAAA GTACCCAGTCAGGCCAGATGTCTGGGGAAGGTAAAGCTGGTCCCCCTGGCGCCGGCCCTCGTGGAGGTTTCCCCATGGGTCGAGGCAGAGGCAGGTTCCCTGGACCACCTGGCCCCGGAGGAGATCGCTTCCCTGGGCCTGTCGGGCCTGGAGGGCCACCACCACACTTTCCTG GCTCGGGGATGAGACCAGATCTGATTAGGCACCAAGATGGCCCTCTGATGGATATGAGTTTCAATCCCTTCCCGCCGGGGGGCAGGAACGGGAGCTGGCGCGGCAGAG GTGGCATGCAGGGTCCCCCACGTCCCCCTCCAGGTCCACCTGGTCCCCCCGGCCCTCCGGGACCTCCACCTCCTGGCCAGggcctcccccctcccctcgcTGGTCCTCCAAATCGTGGCGACAGGCCTCCTCCCCCTGTGCTCTTCCCTGGTCAGTTCGGCCAGCCTCCAATGGGTCCCCTGCCCCCAGGCCCCCCTCCTCCAGGTTACGGCCCTCCCCCAGGTCCCCCACCCCCTCAACAGGGCCCACCTCCCCCAGGACCCttccctcctcgtcctccaggCCCCATTGGGCCCCCGATGGCTTTGGCTCCACCTCCACACATGCCAGGCCCCCCACCAGGTGGACCACCTCCGGCACCTCACGTCAATCCTGCGTTCTTTCCCCCACCCGGCAACAACAACATGCCCCCCAACGACAACCGAGGGCCCCCTGGACCAAACGACCCATACGGACGCCCGCCACCATATGAAAGAGGGGACTATGGTCCTGGAGGCCG GGAGATGGAGGCGTCACGGACACCTCTGAGCGAGGCAGAGTTTGAGGAGATCATGAACAGGAACAGAGCCATCTCCTCCAGCGCCATATCCAGAGCAGTGTCTGACGCCAGTGCAG CTGACTATGGCAGCGCTATAGAGACCTTGGTGACAGCCATCAGTCTGATTAAACAGTCCAAAGTGTCAGCAGACGACCGCTGCAAGGTCCTCATCAGTTCCCTGCAGGACTGTCTCCACGGCATTGAGTCAAAGAGCTACGGATCCGCCTCCAG GCGAGAGCGTTCAAGGGAACGAGACCACAGCCGCTCCAGAGAAAAGAGCCGACGTCACAAGTCTCGCAGTCGCGACCGACATGAGGATTACTACCGAGAACGCAGCCGGGAAAGGGACCGCCATCGTGAGAGGGATCGCGACAGAGaccgtgagagagagagggagagagagtacCGACACCGCTAG
- the cpsf6 gene encoding cleavage and polyadenylation specificity factor subunit 6 isoform X3 produces MADGVDHIDIYADVEEEFREQEADYPVHEQIDLYDDVISPSANNGDAPEDRDYLDTLPAPGGSEGGKSAPPNVVYTYTGKRIALYIGNLTWWTTDEDLTEAIRSIGITDVLEIKFFENRANGQSKGFALVCVGSEASSRKLMELLSKRELHGQNPIVTPCNKQSLSQFEMQSRKSTQSGQMSGEGKAGPPGAGPRGGFPMGRGRGRFPGPPGPGGDRFPGPVGPGGPPPHFPGSGMRPDLIRHQDGPLMDMSFNPFPPGGRNGSWRGRGGMQGPPRPPPGPPGPPGPPGPPPPGQGLPPPLAGPPNRGDRPPPPVLFPGQFGQPPMGPLPPGPPPPGYGPPPGPPPPQQGPPPPGPFPPRPPGPIGPPMALAPPPHMPGPPPGGPPPAPHVNPAFFPPPGNNNMPPNDNRGPPGPNDPYGRPPPYERGDYGPGGREMEASRTPLSEAEFEEIMNRNRAISSSAISRAVSDASAADYGSAIETLVTAISLIKQSKVSADDRCKVLISSLQDCLHGIESKSYGSASRRERSRERDHSRSREKSRRHKSRSRDRHEDYYRERSRERDRHRERDRDRDREREREREYRHR; encoded by the exons CAGGAAGCTGACTACCCAGTCCACGAGCAGATCGACCTGTATGACGACGTAATATCCCCATCAGCCAACAATGGTGATGCTCCAGAAGACCGTGACTACCTGGACACATTGCCTGCACCAGGTGGctcagagggagggaagagTGCCCCACCCAACGTTGTGTACACCTACACAGGCAAAAGGATTGCCCTGTACATAGGAAACCTCACATGG TGGACGACAGATGAGGACCTGACAGAAGCTATCCGGTCGATAGGCATCACAGATGTGCTGGAGATCAAGTTCTTTGAAAACAGAGCCAACGGCCAATCAAAAGG GtttgcacttgtgtgtgtgggctCAGAGGCATCATCCAGGAAGTTAATGGAGCTGCTGTCAAAGAGGGAGCTCCATGGACAGAATCCCATCGTCACGCCATGCAACAAACAGTCGCTCAGCCAGTTTGAGATGCAGTCACGCAAAA GTACCCAGTCAGGCCAGATGTCTGGGGAAGGTAAAGCTGGTCCCCCTGGCGCCGGCCCTCGTGGAGGTTTCCCCATGGGTCGAGGCAGAGGCAGGTTCCCTGGACCACCTGGCCCCGGAGGAGATCGCTTCCCTGGGCCTGTCGGGCCTGGAGGGCCACCACCACACTTTCCTG GCTCGGGGATGAGACCAGATCTGATTAGGCACCAAGATGGCCCTCTGATGGATATGAGTTTCAATCCCTTCCCGCCGGGGGGCAGGAACGGGAGCTGGCGCGGCAGAG GTGGCATGCAGGGTCCCCCACGTCCCCCTCCAGGTCCACCTGGTCCCCCCGGCCCTCCGGGACCTCCACCTCCTGGCCAGggcctcccccctcccctcgcTGGTCCTCCAAATCGTGGCGACAGGCCTCCTCCCCCTGTGCTCTTCCCTGGTCAGTTCGGCCAGCCTCCAATGGGTCCCCTGCCCCCAGGCCCCCCTCCTCCAGGTTACGGCCCTCCCCCAGGTCCCCCACCCCCTCAACAGGGCCCACCTCCCCCAGGACCCttccctcctcgtcctccaggCCCCATTGGGCCCCCGATGGCTTTGGCTCCACCTCCACACATGCCAGGCCCCCCACCAGGTGGACCACCTCCGGCACCTCACGTCAATCCTGCGTTCTTTCCCCCACCCGGCAACAACAACATGCCCCCCAACGACAACCGAGGGCCCCCTGGACCAAACGACCCATACGGACGCCCGCCACCATATGAAAGAGGGGACTATGGTCCTGGAGGCCG GGAGATGGAGGCGTCACGGACACCTCTGAGCGAGGCAGAGTTTGAGGAGATCATGAACAGGAACAGAGCCATCTCCTCCAGCGCCATATCCAGAGCAGTGTCTGACGCCAGTGCAG CTGACTATGGCAGCGCTATAGAGACCTTGGTGACAGCCATCAGTCTGATTAAACAGTCCAAAGTGTCAGCAGACGACCGCTGCAAGGTCCTCATCAGTTCCCTGCAGGACTGTCTCCACGGCATTGAGTCAAAGAGCTACGGATCCGCCTCCAG GCGAGAGCGTTCAAGGGAACGAGACCACAGCCGCTCCAGAGAAAAGAGCCGACGTCACAAGTCTCGCAGTCGCGACCGACATGAGGATTACTACCGAGAACGCAGCCGGGAAAGGGACCGCCATCGTGAGAGGGATCGCGACAGAGaccgtgagagagagagggagagagagtacCGACACCGCTAG
- the cpsf6 gene encoding cleavage and polyadenylation specificity factor subunit 6 isoform X7, with product MADGVDHIDIYADVEEEFREEADYPVHEQIDLYDDVISPSANNGDAPEDRDYLDTLPAPGGSEGGKSAPPNVVYTYTGKRIALYIGNLTWWTTDEDLTEAIRSIGITDVLEIKFFENRANGQSKGFALVCVGSEASSRKLMELLSKRELHGQNPIVTPCNKQSLSQFEMQSRKSTQSGQMSGEGKAGPPGAGPRGGFPMGRGRGRFPGPPGPGGDRFPGPVGPGGPPPHFPGGMQGPPRPPPGPPGPPGPPGPPPPGQGLPPPLAGPPNRGDRPPPPVLFPGQFGQPPMGPLPPGPPPPGYGPPPGPPPPQQGPPPPGPFPPRPPGPIGPPMALAPPPHMPGPPPGGPPPAPHVNPAFFPPPGNNNMPPNDNRGPPGPNDPYGRPPPYERGDYGPGGREMEASRTPLSEAEFEEIMNRNRAISSSAISRAVSDASAADYGSAIETLVTAISLIKQSKVSADDRCKVLISSLQDCLHGIESKSYGSASRRERSRERDHSRSREKSRRHKSRSRDRHEDYYRERSRERDRHRERDRDRDREREREREYRHR from the exons GAAGCTGACTACCCAGTCCACGAGCAGATCGACCTGTATGACGACGTAATATCCCCATCAGCCAACAATGGTGATGCTCCAGAAGACCGTGACTACCTGGACACATTGCCTGCACCAGGTGGctcagagggagggaagagTGCCCCACCCAACGTTGTGTACACCTACACAGGCAAAAGGATTGCCCTGTACATAGGAAACCTCACATGG TGGACGACAGATGAGGACCTGACAGAAGCTATCCGGTCGATAGGCATCACAGATGTGCTGGAGATCAAGTTCTTTGAAAACAGAGCCAACGGCCAATCAAAAGG GtttgcacttgtgtgtgtgggctCAGAGGCATCATCCAGGAAGTTAATGGAGCTGCTGTCAAAGAGGGAGCTCCATGGACAGAATCCCATCGTCACGCCATGCAACAAACAGTCGCTCAGCCAGTTTGAGATGCAGTCACGCAAAA GTACCCAGTCAGGCCAGATGTCTGGGGAAGGTAAAGCTGGTCCCCCTGGCGCCGGCCCTCGTGGAGGTTTCCCCATGGGTCGAGGCAGAGGCAGGTTCCCTGGACCACCTGGCCCCGGAGGAGATCGCTTCCCTGGGCCTGTCGGGCCTGGAGGGCCACCACCACACTTTCCTG GTGGCATGCAGGGTCCCCCACGTCCCCCTCCAGGTCCACCTGGTCCCCCCGGCCCTCCGGGACCTCCACCTCCTGGCCAGggcctcccccctcccctcgcTGGTCCTCCAAATCGTGGCGACAGGCCTCCTCCCCCTGTGCTCTTCCCTGGTCAGTTCGGCCAGCCTCCAATGGGTCCCCTGCCCCCAGGCCCCCCTCCTCCAGGTTACGGCCCTCCCCCAGGTCCCCCACCCCCTCAACAGGGCCCACCTCCCCCAGGACCCttccctcctcgtcctccaggCCCCATTGGGCCCCCGATGGCTTTGGCTCCACCTCCACACATGCCAGGCCCCCCACCAGGTGGACCACCTCCGGCACCTCACGTCAATCCTGCGTTCTTTCCCCCACCCGGCAACAACAACATGCCCCCCAACGACAACCGAGGGCCCCCTGGACCAAACGACCCATACGGACGCCCGCCACCATATGAAAGAGGGGACTATGGTCCTGGAGGCCG GGAGATGGAGGCGTCACGGACACCTCTGAGCGAGGCAGAGTTTGAGGAGATCATGAACAGGAACAGAGCCATCTCCTCCAGCGCCATATCCAGAGCAGTGTCTGACGCCAGTGCAG CTGACTATGGCAGCGCTATAGAGACCTTGGTGACAGCCATCAGTCTGATTAAACAGTCCAAAGTGTCAGCAGACGACCGCTGCAAGGTCCTCATCAGTTCCCTGCAGGACTGTCTCCACGGCATTGAGTCAAAGAGCTACGGATCCGCCTCCAG GCGAGAGCGTTCAAGGGAACGAGACCACAGCCGCTCCAGAGAAAAGAGCCGACGTCACAAGTCTCGCAGTCGCGACCGACATGAGGATTACTACCGAGAACGCAGCCGGGAAAGGGACCGCCATCGTGAGAGGGATCGCGACAGAGaccgtgagagagagagggagagagagtacCGACACCGCTAG
- the cpsf6 gene encoding cleavage and polyadenylation specificity factor subunit 6 isoform X5, with protein MADGVDHIDIYADVEEEFREQEADYPVHEQIDLYDDVISPSANNGDAPEDRDYLDTLPAPGGSEGGKSAPPNVVYTYTGKRIALYIGNLTWWTTDEDLTEAIRSIGITDVLEIKFFENRANGQSKGFALVCVGSEASSRKLMELLSKRELHGQNPIVTPCNKQSLSQFEMQSRKSTQSGQMSGEGKAGPPGAGPRGGFPMGRGRGRFPGPPGPGGDRFPGPVGPGGPPPHFPGGMQGPPRPPPGPPGPPGPPGPPPPGQGLPPPLAGPPNRGDRPPPPVLFPGQFGQPPMGPLPPGPPPPGYGPPPGPPPPQQGPPPPGPFPPRPPGPIGPPMALAPPPHMPGPPPGGPPPAPHVNPAFFPPPGNNNMPPNDNRGPPGPNDPYGRPPPYERGDYGPGGREMEASRTPLSEAEFEEIMNRNRAISSSAISRAVSDASAADYGSAIETLVTAISLIKQSKVSADDRCKVLISSLQDCLHGIESKSYGSASRTVSKTFETLEHSPMMPVSARRERSRERDHSRSREKSRRHKSRSRDRHEDYYRERSRERDRHRERDRDRDREREREREYRHR; from the exons CAGGAAGCTGACTACCCAGTCCACGAGCAGATCGACCTGTATGACGACGTAATATCCCCATCAGCCAACAATGGTGATGCTCCAGAAGACCGTGACTACCTGGACACATTGCCTGCACCAGGTGGctcagagggagggaagagTGCCCCACCCAACGTTGTGTACACCTACACAGGCAAAAGGATTGCCCTGTACATAGGAAACCTCACATGG TGGACGACAGATGAGGACCTGACAGAAGCTATCCGGTCGATAGGCATCACAGATGTGCTGGAGATCAAGTTCTTTGAAAACAGAGCCAACGGCCAATCAAAAGG GtttgcacttgtgtgtgtgggctCAGAGGCATCATCCAGGAAGTTAATGGAGCTGCTGTCAAAGAGGGAGCTCCATGGACAGAATCCCATCGTCACGCCATGCAACAAACAGTCGCTCAGCCAGTTTGAGATGCAGTCACGCAAAA GTACCCAGTCAGGCCAGATGTCTGGGGAAGGTAAAGCTGGTCCCCCTGGCGCCGGCCCTCGTGGAGGTTTCCCCATGGGTCGAGGCAGAGGCAGGTTCCCTGGACCACCTGGCCCCGGAGGAGATCGCTTCCCTGGGCCTGTCGGGCCTGGAGGGCCACCACCACACTTTCCTG GTGGCATGCAGGGTCCCCCACGTCCCCCTCCAGGTCCACCTGGTCCCCCCGGCCCTCCGGGACCTCCACCTCCTGGCCAGggcctcccccctcccctcgcTGGTCCTCCAAATCGTGGCGACAGGCCTCCTCCCCCTGTGCTCTTCCCTGGTCAGTTCGGCCAGCCTCCAATGGGTCCCCTGCCCCCAGGCCCCCCTCCTCCAGGTTACGGCCCTCCCCCAGGTCCCCCACCCCCTCAACAGGGCCCACCTCCCCCAGGACCCttccctcctcgtcctccaggCCCCATTGGGCCCCCGATGGCTTTGGCTCCACCTCCACACATGCCAGGCCCCCCACCAGGTGGACCACCTCCGGCACCTCACGTCAATCCTGCGTTCTTTCCCCCACCCGGCAACAACAACATGCCCCCCAACGACAACCGAGGGCCCCCTGGACCAAACGACCCATACGGACGCCCGCCACCATATGAAAGAGGGGACTATGGTCCTGGAGGCCG GGAGATGGAGGCGTCACGGACACCTCTGAGCGAGGCAGAGTTTGAGGAGATCATGAACAGGAACAGAGCCATCTCCTCCAGCGCCATATCCAGAGCAGTGTCTGACGCCAGTGCAG CTGACTATGGCAGCGCTATAGAGACCTTGGTGACAGCCATCAGTCTGATTAAACAGTCCAAAGTGTCAGCAGACGACCGCTGCAAGGTCCTCATCAGTTCCCTGCAGGACTGTCTCCACGGCATTGAGTCAAAGAGCTACGGATCCGCCTCCAG AACAGTATCTAAGACCTTTGAAACCCTGGAACACAGTCCAATGATGCCTGTCTCTGCCAGGCGAGAGCGTTCAAGGGAACGAGACCACAGCCGCTCCAGAGAAAAGAGCCGACGTCACAAGTCTCGCAGTCGCGACCGACATGAGGATTACTACCGAGAACGCAGCCGGGAAAGGGACCGCCATCGTGAGAGGGATCGCGACAGAGaccgtgagagagagagggagagagagtacCGACACCGCTAG
- the cpsf6 gene encoding cleavage and polyadenylation specificity factor subunit 6 isoform X6 → MADGVDHIDIYADVEEEFREQEADYPVHEQIDLYDDVISPSANNGDAPEDRDYLDTLPAPGGSEGGKSAPPNVVYTYTGKRIALYIGNLTWWTTDEDLTEAIRSIGITDVLEIKFFENRANGQSKGFALVCVGSEASSRKLMELLSKRELHGQNPIVTPCNKQSLSQFEMQSRKSTQSGQMSGEGKAGPPGAGPRGGFPMGRGRGRFPGPPGPGGDRFPGPVGPGGPPPHFPGGMQGPPRPPPGPPGPPGPPGPPPPGQGLPPPLAGPPNRGDRPPPPVLFPGQFGQPPMGPLPPGPPPPGYGPPPGPPPPQQGPPPPGPFPPRPPGPIGPPMALAPPPHMPGPPPGGPPPAPHVNPAFFPPPGNNNMPPNDNRGPPGPNDPYGRPPPYERGDYGPGGREMEASRTPLSEAEFEEIMNRNRAISSSAISRAVSDASAADYGSAIETLVTAISLIKQSKVSADDRCKVLISSLQDCLHGIESKSYGSASRRERSRERDHSRSREKSRRHKSRSRDRHEDYYRERSRERDRHRERDRDRDREREREREYRHR, encoded by the exons CAGGAAGCTGACTACCCAGTCCACGAGCAGATCGACCTGTATGACGACGTAATATCCCCATCAGCCAACAATGGTGATGCTCCAGAAGACCGTGACTACCTGGACACATTGCCTGCACCAGGTGGctcagagggagggaagagTGCCCCACCCAACGTTGTGTACACCTACACAGGCAAAAGGATTGCCCTGTACATAGGAAACCTCACATGG TGGACGACAGATGAGGACCTGACAGAAGCTATCCGGTCGATAGGCATCACAGATGTGCTGGAGATCAAGTTCTTTGAAAACAGAGCCAACGGCCAATCAAAAGG GtttgcacttgtgtgtgtgggctCAGAGGCATCATCCAGGAAGTTAATGGAGCTGCTGTCAAAGAGGGAGCTCCATGGACAGAATCCCATCGTCACGCCATGCAACAAACAGTCGCTCAGCCAGTTTGAGATGCAGTCACGCAAAA GTACCCAGTCAGGCCAGATGTCTGGGGAAGGTAAAGCTGGTCCCCCTGGCGCCGGCCCTCGTGGAGGTTTCCCCATGGGTCGAGGCAGAGGCAGGTTCCCTGGACCACCTGGCCCCGGAGGAGATCGCTTCCCTGGGCCTGTCGGGCCTGGAGGGCCACCACCACACTTTCCTG GTGGCATGCAGGGTCCCCCACGTCCCCCTCCAGGTCCACCTGGTCCCCCCGGCCCTCCGGGACCTCCACCTCCTGGCCAGggcctcccccctcccctcgcTGGTCCTCCAAATCGTGGCGACAGGCCTCCTCCCCCTGTGCTCTTCCCTGGTCAGTTCGGCCAGCCTCCAATGGGTCCCCTGCCCCCAGGCCCCCCTCCTCCAGGTTACGGCCCTCCCCCAGGTCCCCCACCCCCTCAACAGGGCCCACCTCCCCCAGGACCCttccctcctcgtcctccaggCCCCATTGGGCCCCCGATGGCTTTGGCTCCACCTCCACACATGCCAGGCCCCCCACCAGGTGGACCACCTCCGGCACCTCACGTCAATCCTGCGTTCTTTCCCCCACCCGGCAACAACAACATGCCCCCCAACGACAACCGAGGGCCCCCTGGACCAAACGACCCATACGGACGCCCGCCACCATATGAAAGAGGGGACTATGGTCCTGGAGGCCG GGAGATGGAGGCGTCACGGACACCTCTGAGCGAGGCAGAGTTTGAGGAGATCATGAACAGGAACAGAGCCATCTCCTCCAGCGCCATATCCAGAGCAGTGTCTGACGCCAGTGCAG CTGACTATGGCAGCGCTATAGAGACCTTGGTGACAGCCATCAGTCTGATTAAACAGTCCAAAGTGTCAGCAGACGACCGCTGCAAGGTCCTCATCAGTTCCCTGCAGGACTGTCTCCACGGCATTGAGTCAAAGAGCTACGGATCCGCCTCCAG GCGAGAGCGTTCAAGGGAACGAGACCACAGCCGCTCCAGAGAAAAGAGCCGACGTCACAAGTCTCGCAGTCGCGACCGACATGAGGATTACTACCGAGAACGCAGCCGGGAAAGGGACCGCCATCGTGAGAGGGATCGCGACAGAGaccgtgagagagagagggagagagagtacCGACACCGCTAG